GAAGGCATTTCCGAACCGAGCAAAAAGGTGAGGCGGCGGAGGGATGAACCCCGCATTTCAACTCTGGTGAACGGATTCGGGAGGTGTTGGACGATGGATTTTTTGGTTCATGTGGCGGAAGGTTTTATCGGGATGTTCCAAAAGGGCGGGGAGACGTTTATCAATTTGGTCACGGGAATCATTCCCACCCTCATTTGTCTGATCACCGCCGTCAACGCGGTCAACAAATTTGTGGGGGAGGAGCGGATCACGCGGTTCGCCCGGAAATGCACGGGAAACATTCTGCTCCGCTACACCGTCTTCCCCGTGCTGGCCATGTTTTTCCTGACCAATCCGATGGCGTACACCTTCGGCAAGTTTCTGCCGGAGCACCAAAAACCGGCGTTTTACGACTCGGCGGTTTCCTTTTGCCATCCCATCACCGGCCTCTTTCCCCATGCCAATCCGGCGGAATTGTTCGTCTACATGGGGATTGCGACGGGCATCACGCAGCTGGGGCTGTCCTTGGGCCCCCTGGCCA
This genomic interval from Planifilum fimeticola contains the following:
- the srlA gene encoding PTS glucitol/sorbitol transporter subunit IIC; translation: MDFLVHVAEGFIGMFQKGGETFINLVTGIIPTLICLITAVNAVNKFVGEERITRFARKCTGNILLRYTVFPVLAMFFLTNPMAYTFGKFLPEHQKPAFYDSAVSFCHPITGLFPHANPAELFVYMGIATGITQLGLSLGPLAIRYFLVGVIVILIRGIVTEYITQRMIKRSHVQKAGSAV